A single region of the Acidimicrobiales bacterium genome encodes:
- a CDS encoding PilT/PilU family type 4a pilus ATPase, giving the protein MLDLNELLRYTVEQRGSDLHVKVGSPPHVRVDGHLMPAPFDRVTPADAERMAFQIMPKDRADEFVDSAEADFALSLSGLGRFRVNVFRQRGSVGLVFRRVLPGIPSFESLGLPSVVRRLAEEPRGLVLVTGPTGSGKTTTIAAMIDHINETSAVNVVTIEDPIEVLHVDKKAIVNQREIGTDTRDYAMAMKRVLRQDPDVIFIGEMRDPETVWAALAAAETGHLVLSTLHTTNAVETVNRIVDFFPPHQQKQIRLTMASSMRGVVSQRLLERADGKGRVPSVEVLVMTGRIFDRIVDPNAGGNESIEDIIAEGEYYGMQTFDQSLFGLYKNGLVDMRSAMAAASNPHDFRIALQQAGLLPT; this is encoded by the coding sequence GTGCTCGATCTCAACGAACTCCTTCGTTACACCGTGGAGCAGCGGGGGTCCGACCTGCACGTCAAGGTCGGCTCGCCGCCCCACGTGCGCGTCGACGGACACCTCATGCCCGCGCCCTTCGACCGGGTCACCCCCGCCGACGCCGAGCGCATGGCCTTCCAGATCATGCCCAAGGACCGGGCCGACGAGTTCGTCGACTCGGCCGAGGCCGACTTCGCCCTGAGCCTGTCGGGTCTGGGCCGCTTCCGGGTCAACGTCTTCCGCCAGCGCGGCTCGGTGGGCCTGGTGTTCCGCCGGGTGCTGCCCGGCATCCCCAGCTTCGAGTCGCTGGGCCTGCCCTCGGTGGTGCGTCGGCTGGCCGAAGAGCCCCGCGGCCTGGTGCTCGTCACCGGCCCCACCGGCTCGGGGAAGACCACGACCATCGCAGCGATGATCGACCACATCAACGAGACAAGCGCGGTCAACGTCGTCACCATCGAGGACCCCATCGAGGTCCTGCACGTCGACAAGAAGGCCATCGTCAACCAGCGCGAGATCGGCACCGACACCCGCGACTACGCCATGGCCATGAAGCGGGTGCTGCGCCAGGACCCCGACGTCATCTTCATCGGCGAGATGCGCGATCCCGAGACGGTGTGGGCCGCGCTGGCCGCGGCCGAGACCGGCCACCTCGTGCTGTCGACCCTGCACACCACCAACGCAGTGGAGACGGTCAACCGCATCGTCGACTTCTTCCCGCCCCATCAGCAGAAGCAGATCCGCCTGACCATGGCGTCGTCGATGCGAGGCGTGGTCAGCCAACGCCTGCTCGAGCGGGCCGACGGCAAGGGCCGGGTGCCCTCGGTGGAGGTGCTGGTCATGACCGGGCGCATCTTCGACCGCATCGTCGACCCCAACGCGGGCGGCAACGAGTCAATCGAGGACATCATCGCCGAGGGCGAGTACTACGGCATGCAGACGTTCGACCAGAGCCTGTTCGGCCTCTACAAGAACGGCTTGGTCGACATGCGCTCGGCCATGGCGGCGGCGTCGAACCCGCATGACTTCCGCATCGCCTTGCAGCAGGCGGGCCTGCTCCCCACCTAG